The genomic DNA AGAGGATTTGTGTGAGTCTAGGAATAAACAAGGGAAGCAAACTAGGTGTAAGGGAGGATTCCCCTGAGGAGGACCAGTAGAGGCAGTGCTCactctcctcctgtcctccccgCCCCATCCCAGGGCCTTATGGGATGCTTATGGGCGCTAGGTAGGCAAGGATTCTACTGCCGTTAAATCCCATCTTGTGTGAGAGTTTTAGGggaaagaatgtgtgtgttggggaaggcaATGTGAATAGGGGGGCCACATTATCTGGATCTCTAATGAAGataaggcagaagacagtggGGAGTCTGGGGAGCAGGAGAGCCCTGGGAGATGCTTTAGAAGACACGCAGTctacaaaggaagagagaatgtcttctcagtttcattttttttgtctttttttttttttttttcttagacggggtttctgtgtgtatgtagccttggctgtcctggactcactttgtagaccaggctgtcctcgaactcacaggattctcctgcttctgcacacagagtgctgggataacaggtgtgggctaccacacctggctctcatttttttgttttgttttgtttgtctttttgagacaggctgtcattCTGTAGTTCAGCTTGACCtgggattcactgtgtagaccaggctcaaacTTTGAATAGTCCGTCTAAAcctactttccaagtgctgggatgacaggtgttcATCACCAAACCTGGAGCGTGATTGTTTggagtggagggggtggggccacagagacacagagatagagatagaaagaCATGAGTAAAAGGATATTTACATGTAGAACCAACAGGACTAGATGGCTGATGGACGTGGAGAGAGAAAACGCCAAGGCTGACTCCGTTTCTGGCTAGAATGGGGAGGAACAGGTTGGATGGGAAATGATGAGTTGAGCATGGGATTCAGTGATTGGAATTTGGGGATGCTATTGAACCCCCAAGTGAAGACGTGCAGTAGGTACACGGATATACAGGTTGAATCTCTGGAGAGGAGTGTAGGTCTGATGTGCCAGAACCTGTCCCTGGTCTTGGTAGTGGAGAGTGCAGAAGTGTGCAGTGAGAAGGAGGCTGTGGGACTAATCCCTGAGAACACAGCGTGGAGAGAAAAACTGGCAAGAAAGTGACCAGAAGAAACATGGGTCTTACATCAGTTAAAGGAAGGGTGGTTTGAGAAGGAGAGTTAATAAAATAAgaactatgggctggagagatggctcagaggttaagagcactggctgctcttctagaggtcctgagttcaagtcccagcaatcacatggggctcacaatcatctataatgtaatctgatgctctcttctggtgtgcaggtgtacatgcaggcagagtattatatacataaaaataataaatcttagaaaaaaagaactattaGTGAGGGTCTGTGGAGGAACTGGGACAGAAGCCAGATTAAAGTGGGTTGAGAaccaggagagagaaaagcagtcACAGAGCCCAGCATAGACACCTTGAACGAGGCTGTGAAAGTACGAATCACAAGCCAGTATTTAAGAGGGAGACATGACTTTATGGATTTcgaaagatagaaaagatagagTGCACACTTCCTGCACTCTCCACTACAAAGACCAGTGGCGGATTCTGGCACATCAGACCTACACTCCTCTCCCGAGATTCAACCTGTATAAACAGCTTTCACACGTTTAAAACTGCTGGCCAGGAACCAGGGAAGCTAATGATGTGTGTATGAAGGAATTGTTTGCACAAGGTCCCTGTCCACAGATGGAGAGATTAGTCTTAGCTCTGAGAGCCATTAAGAGTGAAGGCTCTGAGGTGAGGACACAGGCAAGGCGGAGATGAGGGGTGTGTGGGTTGAGGGGGAAGGTGAGTGAAGCGCTGTGCGGATCAGTGTGTGAGCTGGCCCAGAGAGTGGACCCTGGGTCAGAGCTAGTTCAGAAGTCCTGTCTGAGCTTGCCCTGTGGGGAAGGGCCTGTCTTCCACATGGACTGCTGGGTGCATGTGAAGAAAATCGATCCAGAGTGCTGCCCTTCTTTTGCCTTTTACCACAAACTGCAGGACTTAAGAGTAACTCTGCTTTCCAGCACAAAAACACACCTCAACTGTGGGCATTGAAGACAGCTGCCATGTCCTTTGACACAGCCATGTTAGTCGCCTCTTACTCAGGAacgtttttattttacttataaaaatgttttgcctgtatttatgtatgtgtacctcgtgtgtgcctggtgccagcagaATTCTGAGGAGAGTGGTaggtccttggaactggagttagcaatggttgtgagccaccatgtgtgtggatgctgggaatcgaacctgggtcctctgcaagagcagtaagtgcttttaaccactgagctattgctctagacccaaaaacattttaagtacatttaatgcttcattttccttaatggAAATCCTGCCTTATGTTGGAACTTGGTGAGTAGTTTTCCTATGTTTTGTAGAACATttccccccccagacagggtttctctgtgtagccttggctgactgggacttgatttgtagaccagggttggccttgaattcagagacccacctgctctgccttgtgtgctgggattatagatgtatgctaccacacctggctttgtgtAGAATCATTTTATCTTTGCttagtcctgattttttttttttttttgacacatttCCAAGTCCCCTAagtctcccttccctttttaaaaaattttttgagacaaggtttctctgtgtagctttggctgtcctggcctctgtttgtagactaggctggccttgaattcacagcgatccgctggcctctgcctccgagtgttGGAATCACAAGCGTGCGCCACTGCATCCAGCTTCCCCCTTGTCATTTTTAATATTCTCCGTATATCTGTTCTTGTTTTCTGACCTATCGTTCATATACAAAAATATGAAATGCCAAGCTGGGCGTCGTGGAGcacccctttaaccccagcactcgggaggcagaggcaggtggatcgctgtgagttcgaggccagcctggtctacaaagtgagtccaggacagccaaggctacacaacgaaaccctgtctcagaaaaacaaaaacaaaaacaaaaccccaaaaatatGAAAGGCCACTTAAAATAGGAAGTGCACTGCAGGTCTTTTTCCAGTCAGTACACTGACACCAGGAGCTGGTCTGAAGATGACCTAACATATAAAACAAAGCCCGTTTCTATCCAGGTTCTGTTGCCTAACAGGTATATGGCAGTTACTACTGGTTTCTGCAGCGTACCCACAGAATGTTAATTtcagaaaggaaagcaaaattgCATTAGAAAATATTCAAGCAAGGACTTCTTGCCATTGTTTTCCAGGGGGTCAGAGAGGAGTAGGTGCCAAGGATGTTAGGAGATAGAGGTGACGTGgttgattttttgggggggggttatttATTATAAATGAGAATACCACCTGGAAAAAAACATGAGAataaatgccaggtgtggtggccatgcctttaatcccagccctgcagaggcaggtggatctcttgagttcaaggccaacctgggctacaaaacgagtccaggacagccaggactgcgagaagccctgtctcgaaaaaccaaaccaaacaaacaaacaaacaaacaggaatatatatgtatatatatgtatctaatacattaaaatatagcagtatgtgcacatatatttttatgggtatcttaaaatatttaacttcATAACATATAATGCTAAATGGATTATTTGTTGGTATTTATCATACTTGAATTGAGTTTCTTGTTTGTACTTAGTAGTACAACTTGTTGTTGAGGACAGTGACTTGCTGGatattcctggctggcctagaactcacagagatcacctacctctgcttcctgagtacccACTACATCCGGTTCATCAGACTACTTATAACTACAGGGCAAGTTAACTtgaattttgtttgtatttgtataaAACTAGctaccaaacttgggtcctcaagcATGCTAGagaagtgctctaccattgaactATATCCCTGGcccctttttaaactttttttttcttcatttttctgtggaccaagctgacctcaaatccacagatccagctgcttctgcctcctgatatGCTGGGATTTTGCAGAACAGCTGAGATTAGCGACCTGCACGACCTTGCCTGGCtaaaacaaaattctgaaatttgcttctttctttttattttttatttttggtttttagagacagggtttctctgtgtagccttggctgtcctagacttgctttgtagaccaggctggccttgaactcacagtgatccacctgcctctgcctcctgagctttGAAACTTGTTATTAGTCTTTAAAATGTCAAgtagaaggaaggacagagggacacaGTGTTTCAAGTGTCTCTCATGTTTCACACTCCTGTTCAATCCTCATAGTTCTCAGCTAAACACACTAGCTTTTCTCCACAGATGCAGCCCTGAATCTCAAATTTACCCGAGCTTATACAATTACAATTAGCCTAGCATGGTGGCTCTGCTTGtaaatcccagaatttggggcCCTGAGGCCAGAGAACTGCtccaaattccaggccagcactGGCTGTATAGTGAACttcaggttagcctgggctacaaagtgaaaccttgactcaaaaaacaaaacaaaacaaaaaaacaaacaaacctctcaGGAGCCAGGTGCCGTAGTGtgagcctgtaatcctagcgcttgggaggcagaggcaggcggatcactgtgagctcgaggccaccctggtctatagaatgagttccaggacggccaagactacacagagaaatcctgtctccgaaaacaaacaaaatgaaatttcatTTCTGGGACAAACCTTAGGGAATTAGGCAAGACTGTTCTCATGATACGTCATTGGCCTTTCAGCAGGAGACAGTCTGATATTTACGCAAACAAGCACGATTTGCATGATCGATAAGACAACCTTCCCCAGAGAAGGCGGACTCTGATGGTCTGGATCAGCTGCCTAAGTCAATAGTCACTGAAATGACACAGTTCTGTGGCCTTTATCAGCACTGGTGACCTAGCAGCAGCAGCCGGGGTCCCTGTGCTTGCTGGCCCTGCAGTTCCCATCTACGGCTCATTACCAATTTCTAACTTTTCCTGCCTCCTATCTTTCATAAAGTCTTTCAGTTTGAGATACATTAACttgaaatggaatttttttttttttttaaacttgtttcaGATCCTATTTACCGAAACCAGCTCATGCAGCCTGTGCTTTTACACTTTTACCATCTTCCCCTTCCTGGCTCCAGGGAACTGAGTAACTAGCTCCGTGGCTGCTGACTGGAGCGGTCATTTTGGGTCATGAAGGCTGGGGTCAGGGTGAGAGTGGAGAAGTAGCTGGAGTCGGTTTCAGTGGGTGAATCACAGCTGTGGTTTTTACATCCCATGTGCATTACGAATTGTCACCAGGGAACTAATCAATGTATGTGTCCAACTTTTTGTGTAAATTATTTGtgatcacttaaaaaaaaaaaaactttatcaaTAGCTCTGTGGGGACAGTATTTCCTTTTAGCCTTGGTTCCACATTTAAAATTATAGTGTCTACATTATGAATTAAGTTTGAGAAAAGtgaattttcttcctttatatttaaaaaataaactgcctCTGTTTCAGATCACTGATAGTCTGGAGATTACCATGCCATACTGAAAACAGTTCCTCCAGATTAGCGTAAAAGCTACACTACCAAAAGGAGAAACATGTCTGAAGTAACAGCGAGTCTTGGTTAGCTATCATCTGTGAGCTTTAGAACAAAGCATGGTAGATATCATGAGGGAATATGCGCGCACTTAAAGAAAAAGTCATTATCAATCTTAGAGTGGCTGATTTACCCAACCACTGAGCAGACCAAGAGACACAGCACACcccagtgggttttttgtttttgttttttaactgcaAGTTGGAATTGAGACCAGGGCTTCTGGCACACCACATCAGGCACTTTACCTCAATGTTATGTCCCCAGCCCACAGCCACTTATTTTAATGAAGTTTCCCCTTTcttaaagcatttctttctttctgtttcttttcttttttccgagacagcATTTCTCCGTGTAACAACAGCtctgcctggctgtcttggactcgctttaaACATTTCTGAAAGCATCATCAGATGAAGATGAGCTAAAATCATCTTTATTAAATACTTGCAGATGGGAAAGCCTTTGCATGAGAGAACACCTAGTTTTTATGATACAAAGGCCATAAATGGAGTTAGGTCAGAATCCATTTCCAGTCAGACACCTCTCACCATGGCTGTGCTACAAGATTTTGGTTCTTCTGCTGTTTTCTTCACACATGTCTTTAGATTTCATGTTATTGGTTTGCTTTATTACATCGCTTCTTCTTTGGGATAAGCCAATGAGGAAGAGAGACACTGTGTAACGAGTGGTTTTTAAAAAGGGGTTGGTAGAGAAGGTCAAGACGTTTCCCAGAACACACTGCTCTCCTCAGGGCTAAAGTGAAACTTCCCATTCAGATAATGCAGAGGATGACATTCTTTCAAAATAACAAAGCAGCAGGGAAAGTAAACTTTCATCTACTAGTGTTTTTCCCTCAGGCACTGAGGCTGCCACCACAGGGAAAGGCGGAAAGAGGAGACCTCAAGCATCACAAGCGGTCTTCAGtagctgctgttttttttttagcaagtcTGGCAATTAGATCTTTCCATTCTCCCCTCTTCTTTGTGATGTAAGGCGGGGTGAGCAGCTGCAGTGGGGACTCCGGCTGCCGTCTAAAGAGGCTCTGACACAAGGCCTCAGTGTTACATATCACGTACATCCCACAGTCATAGCTGTTCTGCTGAGCTGGCGCTTTCTCTTCCACAAAGGCCAGTTTGTCCCCTTTGCTCCCTAAGAACGCCTTCAGTTTCCCTGCTACCTGCTTTGCATGGATTGAGTTGCTTCTGCTATGGGAATCATAATGAAAGAAGCTATTTTTATCCTGGAGATAAACCAACAAACTCCAGTGGGTACCTCCAGCTGCCTGGTTGGAATTATCATTGATGGCTAAAAATACAACTCTTTTGTGGGGAAGATCCAGGGGTTCAAGAAACATGGCAATCTCTGCAGGGCTGCTGGTGCACTTAATGAACTGGGTGACTTCAGGGCTGATGAAGCACAC from Acomys russatus chromosome 14, mAcoRus1.1, whole genome shotgun sequence includes the following:
- the Senp8 gene encoding sentrin-specific protease 8, with the translated sequence MDPVVLSYMDSLLRQSDVSLLDPPSWLNDHIIGFAFEYFANSQFHDCSDHVCFISPEVTQFIKCTSSPAEIAMFLEPLDLPHKRVVFLAINDNSNQAAGGTHWSLLVYLQDKNSFFHYDSHSRSNSIHAKQVAGKLKAFLGSKGDKLAFVEEKAPAQQNSYDCGMYVICNTEALCQSLFRRQPESPLQLLTPPYITKKRGEWKDLIARLAKKKTAATEDRL